The Candidatus Omnitrophota bacterium genomic sequence TTTCTGTCGAGAGGAACGCCCTTAGCACTTCCTCTCTCTGCGGTGTATACCTAAGCCTCTTTTCCCTGATAAACTTTTCTAATATCTCAAACTCTTTTCTCACGCTGTTATCCATCCTCTTTTGCGCAATTATTGAAAACCACTTTCAATAATATCACAAAAAATAACCTTTTGTCAATAAAAATATTTCGTTTGGATTATTTTTTCAAGTTCTTAAATAGCTTTTTGTGGATAACCTGCCGAGCTCGATCAATTGCGCTTTCGAGGAACCCACACCGCCCCTTTGCGTTGGGGCGTTTGGGTCTTCTTTTCTTGCGGATGCCTTATGAGTTTTTTAAAAAAATCTTGATATTCTTTGAAAAGCGGGTCATTATTCAATTGCCGTAATTCTTCCGCTTTTCTGTAGTCATCCCAACTTTTACCATATTCTTTCTTTTCGTAATACGCGACTGCCCGCTCAAAGAAATAATAACTACTATTCGGGTCCAGCTCAATTGCTTTGCTGCATTCGGATACGGCGCTATCGTATTGACCCGTATTGCAAAGCATAATTCCCAAGCGGCCATATGCTTCTGCATTTTTTGGATTAATTTCTATGGCCTTTCTAAAATCAGCGATGGCCTGATCGTATAATTTTTTCTTGGCATATAGATCCCCCCTGTCCAGTAATGCTCTGATATGGTCCGGATCTATTTCCAGCGCCTTTGTATAATCGCTTATAGCTTTATCGCCTAAACCCTTATTTTCATACGCTGCCCCCCTGCCATCGTAAGCACGGGCGTATCGTGGATCTATTTCTATTGCCT encodes the following:
- a CDS encoding tetratricopeptide repeat protein, with the protein product MKKILILILIACSFISYSLAAEEDIDEKTPKDAVFYHNRGLDYLKKGLYDQAITDLNKAIELDPALAKSYATRGLIYQQKGKYDESITDFTKAIELNPRYINAYMGRANAYSVKRLYDQAISDYNKAIEIDPRYARAYDGRGAAYENKGLGDKAISDYTKALEIDPDHIRALLDRGDLYAKKKLYDQAIADFRKAIEINPKNAEAYGRLGIMLCNTGQYDSAVSECSKAIELDPNSSYYFFERAVAYYEKKEYGKSWDDYRKAEELRQLNNDPLFKEYQDFFKKLIRHPQEKKTQTPQRKGAVWVPRKRN